A region of the Sphingobium sp. HWE2-09 genome:
GCATCACGCCGCATGTCGATCATGACCTGTGGATCGAATATGACCGCAACGAACAGCGCTACGACAATAGCGAGGGACAGCTCGGCACTTTGGGTTCGGGGGGCTATGCGCCGGAACAGCGTTTCAACCGGTCCAATTATGTGGTGGCGCATAGCTGGCGCATGGGGTTCGGGCAACTCGACACCACGCTGACGCGGAACGAGACGGAGACGATCGGGCGGCAGATCCCCAATGGCACGCCGGGCGCCGTGGCGGGCAGCCCGCGCACGCTGGAGGCGCGCAACGACATCCTGGATTCGCGCTTCGCGGGGAAGGTCGGGCCGGTCGCCTTCACCGTCGGCGGCCAATATTGGAAAGCGCGGATGGTGGAGGGCGTGGCGCCCGAGCCGTTCAAGTTCACGCAATGGGCGGGCTTTGCCGAAGCGACGCTGACCGTGGCCGACGGGTTCAACATTACGGGCGGCGTGCGCTACGACGATCATTCGACATTCGGCAGCAAATGGTCGCCCCGCGCCTATGCCGTTTGGAATATGACCGACACGATCACGCTGAAGGGTGGCGTCAGCCGTGGTTTCAAGACGCCGCGGGTCGAACAGATCGCCAGCGGCATCATCGGCTTCGGCAGTCAGGGACGCGTGCCGTTGCTGGGGTCGCCGGGCCTGACGCCGGAAACCAGCACCAGTTACGAAGCAGGTCTTTATTATGACGGGCCGGAATTTTTCAGCGGCAACCTGACGTTGTTCAACAATGACTTCAAGGACAAGATCGCGTCCGGTCCCGGTGTCGCGAACTGCACCTTCGCTGGTTATAACGGGCAACCGCCGGCCGGCTGCGTCGATGTCGGCAATTTTCCGGCGGTCGAACTGTTCAGCCAATCGATCAATATCGACAAGGCGCGCACGCGCGGCATAGAGGTCGCGACCCGGTTCGCCTTCACGCCCAGCCTGTCGCTGTCGGCCAACTATACCTACACGCAAACCGAACAGTTGAGTGGTGCGGAGAAGGGGTTGCCGTTGGTGGGGATGCCCAAGCATATGCTGAACGGCAATCTGCGCTGGAAACTGGACGACAAGGCAAGTGTGTGGGCGCGAGCGGAGGTCCGATCCAGTCGCTATCGCGGAGCCAATGTGCAGCAGGATGCAGTCGGCGACTTCCGCAGCTACGAAGTCTTTCACCTGGGCGGCAATTACCAGATCACGCCCGCTTTCCGCCTGTCCGCTACGATCAACAATATTCTCGACACCGATTATGCCGTCTATGTTCCTTATCAAACCACCGCCAATGTGACGGCTTTCACCCCGGCCTATTCGATCAATCAGGAAGGGCGCCGCCTCTGGCTTTCCGCCACGGTCGATTTCTGACGATTGTCGAGCAATCCAGGCATCGATCTGCAACAACCGTACCGGCCAGCCTGGACGTCTGAATGCCATGGCGGAACGCAGAGGCTGCGACTGCAAATCCAAAAGACGCTGCTAAAACCGTTCGCACTTGCAGCAAATTACGAGTTGGTGCATAAGGATATCGCCTTTCAGGCATCCTCTCCTAAACTTTCAGGGCCGGTCTTGGGATCGGCCCTTTTTTTGCCTTCCTGCCGCGGCATATCGTCCAGCCCTTGCGGCCGCTGCCAAGCGATGCCTTCGTCCAGATAGGCTTCCAATTCGCGCCAATGCCTGTCCCAGCCCGGACCGCGGCGGCTGGGCGGCACTTCCTGCTCGACGATCAACCGCGCGCGCCGCACGGGGTTGGAGGGCCGCTGCTCCATCCGTACGACGATGTCGCGAACATCCTGGGGCCGATCCTTGCTCATATGCTTCTCCACAGGGCGTCTGCTGCCTAAGCCCTTGGCCGCGAACGCGATGGACGGGCAATGGCCTTTGTCAGTTCAACGCA
Encoded here:
- a CDS encoding TonB-dependent receptor domain-containing protein — encoded protein: MVALATASMAPAMAANAPLPDADDQSGAIVVTATGYEQNIIEAPASITVLGREELQEKRFGSLAEALQDVQGVDVGGEAGKTGGLNISIRGMPSDYTLVLIDGRRQNAPGGVTPNGFGETSTSFLPPFAAIDRIEVVRGPMSTLYGSDAMGGVVNIITRKVGNRWVGTATAESTIQGDDRFGNIQSINGFAQGPIIENLVGLTLRGSVFHREGSNIDIPGDPALTLGRNPVESDIYTYGGRISITPHVDHDLWIEYDRNEQRYDNSEGQLGTLGSGGYAPEQRFNRSNYVVAHSWRMGFGQLDTTLTRNETETIGRQIPNGTPGAVAGSPRTLEARNDILDSRFAGKVGPVAFTVGGQYWKARMVEGVAPEPFKFTQWAGFAEATLTVADGFNITGGVRYDDHSTFGSKWSPRAYAVWNMTDTITLKGGVSRGFKTPRVEQIASGIIGFGSQGRVPLLGSPGLTPETSTSYEAGLYYDGPEFFSGNLTLFNNDFKDKIASGPGVANCTFAGYNGQPPAGCVDVGNFPAVELFSQSINIDKARTRGIEVATRFAFTPSLSLSANYTYTQTEQLSGAEKGLPLVGMPKHMLNGNLRWKLDDKASVWARAEVRSSRYRGANVQQDAVGDFRSYEVFHLGGNYQITPAFRLSATINNILDTDYAVYVPYQTTANVTAFTPAYSINQEGRRLWLSATVDF